In Flammeovirgaceae bacterium 311, one DNA window encodes the following:
- a CDS encoding ribose-phosphate pyrophosphokinase (COG0462 Phosphoribosylpyrophosphate synthetase) gives MTPVKLFSGDSSRYLAEKIAAAYGQPLGSLTLQKFSDGEMSPSFNESVRGSEVFLIQSTFPPADNIMELLLMIDAARRASAHNVVCVIPYFGYARQDRKDKPRVAIGAKLIANILMAAGANRIMTCDLHAGQIQGFFDVPVDHMDGSAIFVPYLRSLNLEKLVFASPDVGGVARARAYAKYFQADMVVCDKHRKRANEIASMQVIGDVEGADVVLVDDLVDTAGTICKAAGIILDKGARSVRAVCTHAVLSGKAYENIENSVLEELVVTDTIPVKQESEKIKVLTVANLFADAIQKLMTHGSISSLFI, from the coding sequence ATGACCCCGGTAAAACTTTTTTCAGGTGATTCCTCACGCTACTTGGCAGAAAAGATTGCCGCAGCCTACGGCCAGCCCCTTGGCAGCTTAACCCTACAAAAATTCAGTGATGGAGAAATGTCTCCGAGCTTTAACGAATCTGTTCGTGGCAGCGAGGTATTTCTGATTCAATCCACATTTCCGCCGGCCGACAACATCATGGAGCTTCTTCTGATGATTGATGCAGCCCGCAGGGCAAGTGCCCATAATGTGGTTTGTGTGATTCCCTACTTTGGTTATGCACGCCAGGACCGTAAAGACAAGCCCAGGGTAGCTATTGGTGCTAAATTGATTGCAAACATTCTGATGGCCGCCGGTGCCAACCGCATTATGACCTGCGATTTACATGCCGGGCAGATTCAGGGCTTCTTTGATGTTCCGGTAGACCATATGGACGGTTCGGCCATATTTGTACCTTACCTGCGCTCGCTGAACCTGGAGAAACTGGTTTTTGCCTCTCCTGATGTTGGAGGTGTAGCACGTGCACGGGCTTATGCCAAATATTTCCAGGCAGATATGGTGGTGTGCGACAAGCACCGCAAACGCGCCAACGAAATTGCCTCCATGCAGGTAATTGGCGATGTAGAAGGTGCTGATGTTGTACTGGTAGATGATTTAGTGGATACAGCCGGAACTATTTGCAAAGCTGCAGGCATTATCCTTGACAAAGGTGCCCGCAGTGTAAGGGCCGTTTGTACACACGCTGTATTATCGGGCAAAGCCTACGAAAATATTGAAAACTCTGTACTGGAAGAATTAGTGGTAACAGACACAATTCCGGTAAAGCAGGAGAGCGAAAAAATAAAGGTATTAACTGTGGCCAATCTGTTTGCAGATGCCATTCAAAAGTTAATGACCCATGGTTCTATCAGCTCCCTGTTCATATAA